The proteins below come from a single Stomoxys calcitrans chromosome 1, idStoCalc2.1, whole genome shotgun sequence genomic window:
- the LOC131998516 gene encoding uncharacterized protein LOC131998516 isoform X1, whose product MYVHIMNSHHHEKKKPGHSSFVCRLCRKIHSLKTCRLFLQMNTNQRMDVVKKYGYCLNCLAHTHSQGSCFTKTGCRYCHQRHHSLLHMHPRLKKKTFSRSTKSQARSKPNKKSETASASKNIPTPLRPNEAAKESSTSLTAILRQNAATLLPTASVIINAKDGKHYARCLLDSASRMSSISKPFVDKLQLTTLELDNETICPITLWSRIEENFKIETTLRVHRRISTMTPKESYPVSIKSHFHNLVLADKTFYKSSAIDIVLGVDILSRIMREGLFARVGLPTAQNTAFGMVIYGTFSI is encoded by the exons ATGTACGTTCA TATAATGAATTCCCACCACCATGAGAAAAAGAAGCCGGGTCATTCCTCCTTTGTATGCAGGCTGTGCAGGAAAATACATTCCCTCAAAACATGCCGTTTATTCCTCCAAATGAACACAAATCAGCGAATGGATGTGGTCAAAAAATACGGATACTGTCTAAATTGTCTGGCACACACACATTCTCAAGGTTCTTGCTTCACCAAAACGGGCTGCAGATATTGCCATCAACGCCATCATTCACTGCTACATATGCACCCCAGGTTAAAGAAGAAGACATTTTCTAGATCAACAAAGTCTCAAGCTCGAAGTAAGCCTAATAAGAAGTCCGAAACAGCTTCAGCCTCAAAAAATATTCCCACGCCACTCAGGCCCAATGAAGCAGCTAAAGAATCGTCGACTTCGCTCACTGCAATACTCCGACAGAATGCTGCCACCTTACTGCCAACAGCCTCGGTTATAATAAACGCAAAGGATGGGAAGCATTATGCCAGATGTCTACTGGACTCTGCATCCAGAATGAGTTCCATCTCCAAGCCGTTCGTGGACAAGCTGCAACTTACAACGTTAGAACTGGATAATGAGACCATTTGCCCCATCACTTTGTGGTCCCGTATtgaggaaaatttcaagatagaGACCACCTTAAGGGTTCATCGACGTATAAGTACGATGACTCCGAAAGAATCGTACCCGGTGAGCATAAAGTCGCACTTCCATAATTTAGTTTTGGCCGATAAAACATTCTACAAGTCTTCGGCTATAGATATAGTCCTAGGAGTCGACATACTTTCTCGAATCATGCGAGAGGGTCTTTTTGCAAGAGTTGGTCTTCCTACGGCCCAAAATACTGCTTTTGGCATGGTGATTTACGGAACATTTTCTATTTAA
- the LOC131998516 gene encoding uncharacterized protein LOC131998516 isoform X2, with amino-acid sequence MNSHHHEKKKPGHSSFVCRLCRKIHSLKTCRLFLQMNTNQRMDVVKKYGYCLNCLAHTHSQGSCFTKTGCRYCHQRHHSLLHMHPRLKKKTFSRSTKSQARSKPNKKSETASASKNIPTPLRPNEAAKESSTSLTAILRQNAATLLPTASVIINAKDGKHYARCLLDSASRMSSISKPFVDKLQLTTLELDNETICPITLWSRIEENFKIETTLRVHRRISTMTPKESYPVSIKSHFHNLVLADKTFYKSSAIDIVLGVDILSRIMREGLFARVGLPTAQNTAFGMVIYGTFSI; translated from the coding sequence ATGAATTCCCACCACCATGAGAAAAAGAAGCCGGGTCATTCCTCCTTTGTATGCAGGCTGTGCAGGAAAATACATTCCCTCAAAACATGCCGTTTATTCCTCCAAATGAACACAAATCAGCGAATGGATGTGGTCAAAAAATACGGATACTGTCTAAATTGTCTGGCACACACACATTCTCAAGGTTCTTGCTTCACCAAAACGGGCTGCAGATATTGCCATCAACGCCATCATTCACTGCTACATATGCACCCCAGGTTAAAGAAGAAGACATTTTCTAGATCAACAAAGTCTCAAGCTCGAAGTAAGCCTAATAAGAAGTCCGAAACAGCTTCAGCCTCAAAAAATATTCCCACGCCACTCAGGCCCAATGAAGCAGCTAAAGAATCGTCGACTTCGCTCACTGCAATACTCCGACAGAATGCTGCCACCTTACTGCCAACAGCCTCGGTTATAATAAACGCAAAGGATGGGAAGCATTATGCCAGATGTCTACTGGACTCTGCATCCAGAATGAGTTCCATCTCCAAGCCGTTCGTGGACAAGCTGCAACTTACAACGTTAGAACTGGATAATGAGACCATTTGCCCCATCACTTTGTGGTCCCGTATtgaggaaaatttcaagatagaGACCACCTTAAGGGTTCATCGACGTATAAGTACGATGACTCCGAAAGAATCGTACCCGGTGAGCATAAAGTCGCACTTCCATAATTTAGTTTTGGCCGATAAAACATTCTACAAGTCTTCGGCTATAGATATAGTCCTAGGAGTCGACATACTTTCTCGAATCATGCGAGAGGGTCTTTTTGCAAGAGTTGGTCTTCCTACGGCCCAAAATACTGCTTTTGGCATGGTGATTTACGGAACATTTTCTATTTAA